In a single window of the Ignavibacteria bacterium genome:
- a CDS encoding S8 family serine peptidase codes for MKKIIFTIILLAAFMSFPAHKVYLKENSGNTRFASDHIIVKLKKQNEILAASGIYPVTYEKTINEIFTSNKISIKKIKQLFPKDLKRNKELALKYEFETYFIVYFDDKLPILETCKKISNDQKIDFAEPDFIGEAAGKMGESTIPNDELFSRQWGLHNDGSLKTTPGKKGRAGADMNVLKAWEIATGSSDIIVGIMDSGTKIDHPDLNGRIWVNTEEVKNGKDDDGNGFVDDINGYNFAYDNPNVRDDGGHGTNIAGTIGATTNNNLGYAGIDQNCKLMICKNLDDENLGEYSWWSASLYYAANNGARIINMSEGGYDYSKTLENAIKYAQDAGCLIVASMMNKNNGDSYYPASFSNVMAIGATDTDDSRCREFTWGGGSNWGKHIAVVAPGNKIYGLDHKDNSNYDVYWSGTSQATAYVSGIASILLGQDPTRTSNDLREIITQTAVDQVGDPREDRSGWDEYYGYGRVDLYEALTYGNFSSGKKEVKKKENDVKEKYEYEKNNETENNNGNSTRAKANDGDNSNNKRNDRDDKRGKKPKADDR; via the coding sequence ATGAAAAAAATAATTTTTACTATAATATTACTTGCTGCTTTTATGAGTTTCCCGGCTCATAAAGTATATTTAAAAGAAAATTCCGGCAATACAAGATTTGCTTCTGATCATATTATAGTAAAGCTAAAAAAACAGAATGAAATTCTTGCTGCATCAGGCATATACCCTGTAACTTATGAAAAAACTATTAATGAGATTTTTACCTCAAACAAAATAAGCATTAAAAAGATAAAACAATTATTTCCTAAAGATTTAAAAAGGAACAAAGAACTTGCATTAAAATATGAGTTCGAAACTTACTTTATTGTTTATTTTGATGACAAATTACCTATCCTTGAAACATGTAAAAAAATAAGTAATGACCAAAAAATAGATTTTGCAGAACCTGATTTTATAGGAGAAGCTGCCGGCAAAATGGGAGAAAGTACAATTCCGAATGATGAACTGTTCAGCAGGCAATGGGGATTGCATAATGATGGTTCTTTAAAAACAACACCCGGCAAAAAAGGACGTGCAGGGGCTGATATGAATGTGCTTAAAGCCTGGGAAATTGCAACAGGCAGCAGTGATATAATTGTAGGGATTATGGATTCAGGTACAAAGATCGATCATCCTGACCTGAATGGAAGAATATGGGTTAATACCGAAGAAGTAAAAAACGGGAAAGATGATGACGGTAACGGATTTGTTGATGATATTAATGGATACAATTTTGCATATGATAACCCTAATGTAAGAGATGATGGCGGACATGGGACAAATATTGCCGGAACAATAGGGGCTACTACAAACAATAACCTTGGATATGCAGGTATAGATCAGAATTGTAAGCTTATGATTTGCAAAAATCTGGATGACGAAAATTTAGGTGAATATTCCTGGTGGTCTGCTTCTTTGTATTATGCTGCAAACAACGGAGCCAGGATAATTAACATGAGTGAAGGCGGTTATGATTACTCCAAAACACTTGAAAACGCGATAAAGTATGCTCAGGATGCAGGATGTTTAATTGTTGCCAGCATGATGAATAAAAATAACGGCGATTCATACTATCCTGCCAGCTTCAGTAATGTAATGGCTATTGGTGCAACGGATACCGACGACAGCAGATGCAGAGAATTTACCTGGGGCGGCGGTAGCAATTGGGGCAAACATATTGCAGTTGTTGCTCCTGGCAATAAGATATACGGGCTCGATCATAAAGATAATTCAAATTACGATGTATACTGGAGCGGAACATCCCAGGCAACTGCATATGTCAGCGGTATTGCCAGTATTTTACTTGGACAGGATCCAACAAGGACAAGCAATGACCTTAGAGAAATTATTACCCAAACTGCAGTAGACCAGGTTGGTGATCCAAGAGAGGATCGTTCAGGTTGGGACGAATATTACGGTTACGGCAGAGTTGATCTTTACGAAGCATTAACTTACGGAAATTTTTCCAGCGGTAAAAAAGAGGTTAAGAAAAAAGAAAACGATGTTAAGGAAAAGTATGAATACGAAAAGAACAATGAAACCGAAAACAATAACGGGAACAGTACCAGGGCTAAAGCAAATGACGGCGATAATTCCAATAATAAGAGAAATGACAGAGATGACAAAAGAGGTAAAAAACCTAAAGCAGATGACAGGTAA
- the ffh gene encoding signal recognition particle protein — protein MFEDLSSKFDKVFKFIKGKGKVSEATIDEFLREVRRIMLDADVNYKVVKQFVDDVKAKALEKNVIRSINPGKIVIDTITAELVRLMGEKKTDIKFSNDVPSVIMMVGLQGSGKTTFSGKLAKYLKARGKNPALAACDVYRPAAIDQLKTLGEQIDVAVYSDDSKDPVKIALAAVEFCKQNYKDTLIVDTAGRLAIDEEMMREVETLKSKLNPAEILFVVDSMTGQDAVNTAKEFHDRLNFDGVILTKLDGDSRGGAALSIRAVVDKPVKFVGVGEKLDAVEPFYPDRMASRILGKGDIQSLVEKAATMLPEELDEKKIAKLEEKFKGNKFDFGDFLEQLQQIKKMGSLSSLMGMIPGVDRIMKGKEIDDKPLRQVEAVINSMTLKERTNPDIINGARRKRIATGSGTSIQDVNRVIKQFYDMQKMIKTFKKGRGMNNVLRNMGLPPNFSLK, from the coding sequence GTGTTTGAAGATCTAAGTTCCAAGTTCGATAAGGTTTTTAAGTTCATCAAAGGCAAGGGTAAGGTATCAGAGGCTACAATTGATGAGTTTTTGCGCGAAGTTCGTCGCATAATGCTTGATGCCGATGTTAACTATAAAGTAGTTAAACAGTTTGTTGATGATGTTAAAGCTAAAGCGCTTGAAAAAAATGTAATAAGATCAATTAACCCGGGCAAGATAGTAATAGATACTATTACAGCAGAGCTTGTCCGCTTAATGGGTGAAAAAAAGACCGATATTAAGTTCAGCAATGACGTGCCCTCGGTCATTATGATGGTCGGTCTTCAGGGTTCAGGTAAAACCACTTTTTCAGGCAAGCTGGCCAAATATTTAAAGGCACGCGGCAAAAATCCCGCGCTTGCAGCATGTGACGTTTACCGCCCTGCTGCTATAGACCAGCTTAAAACGCTTGGCGAACAGATTGATGTCGCGGTTTATTCCGATGACAGTAAAGATCCCGTAAAGATCGCACTGGCTGCTGTTGAATTCTGCAAGCAGAACTATAAGGATACTCTGATTGTTGATACAGCAGGACGTTTAGCGATAGATGAAGAGATGATGCGCGAGGTTGAGACCCTCAAAAGTAAGCTGAATCCCGCAGAAATACTTTTCGTTGTGGATTCAATGACAGGCCAGGATGCGGTGAATACGGCAAAGGAATTCCACGACAGGCTTAACTTTGACGGCGTTATTTTAACAAAATTAGATGGTGACTCACGCGGCGGTGCCGCCCTATCCATAAGGGCAGTTGTAGATAAGCCCGTAAAGTTTGTGGGTGTGGGCGAAAAGCTCGATGCAGTTGAGCCCTTCTACCCGGACAGGATGGCATCAAGGATACTTGGCAAAGGTGATATCCAGTCACTGGTAGAAAAAGCCGCAACAATGCTCCCTGAGGAGCTTGATGAGAAGAAAATAGCCAAGCTTGAAGAGAAGTTCAAAGGCAATAAGTTTGATTTCGGCGACTTCCTCGAGCAGCTTCAGCAGATAAAAAAAATGGGTTCACTCTCCTCTTTAATGGGAATGATCCCCGGCGTTGACAGGATAATGAAGGGCAAGGAAATTGATGATAAGCCGCTTCGCCAGGTTGAAGCCGTGATAAATTCCATGACGCTGAAGGAAAGAACGAATCCTGATATTATAAATGGCGCGCGCAGGAAAAGAATAGCAACAGGCAGCGGAACATCAATACAGGATGTGAACCGTGTTATCAAGCAGTTCTATGATATGCAGAAGATGATAAAGACCTTCAAAAAAGGCAGGGGCATGAATAACGTGCTCCGCAACATGGGTCTGCCGCCTAATTTCAGCTTGAAGTAA
- the rpsP gene encoding 30S ribosomal protein S16: protein MVKLRLRRMGRKKAPIYKIVAADSRSRRDGRFIEAVGQYDPNVHPAKLDISEERAMYWLKSGALPTVTVKNLLSHKGLMLKLHLSKKGADEAKIAAEFSKWESMQESKLQRMHDKKLRRKEKKKKAAEKPAETTASTPAAEQPAAEEQSA, encoded by the coding sequence ATGGTTAAACTCAGGTTAAGAAGAATGGGAAGAAAAAAAGCTCCCATTTATAAAATCGTAGCAGCAGATTCAAGATCAAGAAGAGACGGCAGGTTCATTGAAGCTGTTGGTCAGTATGATCCAAACGTACACCCTGCGAAGCTGGATATTTCAGAAGAAAGAGCAATGTATTGGCTTAAATCAGGCGCTCTGCCAACTGTAACAGTTAAAAATCTTTTATCACATAAAGGCCTCATGCTTAAGCTCCACCTTTCAAAAAAGGGAGCCGATGAAGCTAAGATAGCTGCGGAATTCTCAAAGTGGGAATCAATGCAGGAATCAAAGCTTCAGAGAATGCATGATAAAAAATTAAGAAGAAAAGAAAAGAAGAAAAAAGCGGCAGAAAAACCGGCTGAAACAACAGCCTCAACACCGGCAGCAGAGCAGCCTGCAGCTGAAGAACAGTCTGCATAA
- the rplS gene encoding 50S ribosomal protein L19 produces the protein MNKINLVTTPQMRNDFPQFQSGDTVNIHVKVIEGDKERIQQYQGIVMGIKGSGIGRTFRVRKISNGVGVERIFPIHSPSIAKIEKLKEGKVRRAKLYYLRALKGKSATKIKERISPEIVAPVKKEEPVIEPAPVQESAE, from the coding sequence ATGAACAAAATAAATTTAGTAACTACTCCGCAGATGAGAAATGACTTTCCTCAGTTCCAGTCAGGCGATACAGTTAATATCCATGTAAAAGTTATTGAAGGCGATAAGGAAAGAATTCAGCAGTACCAGGGAATAGTTATGGGCATCAAAGGTTCAGGCATAGGCAGAACATTCCGTGTCAGGAAAATCTCAAACGGCGTTGGCGTTGAAAGAATATTCCCTATCCATTCACCATCAATTGCAAAGATAGAAAAGTTAAAAGAAGGCAAAGTAAGAAGAGCCAAGCTCTATTACCTCAGAGCCTTAAAGGGTAAATCAGCTACCAAGATCAAGGAAAGGATATCTCCTGAAATAGTAGCTCCTGTTAAAAAAGAAGAGCCGGTAATTGAGCCAGCTCCGGTACAGGAATCCGCGGAATAA
- a CDS encoding KH domain-containing protein, whose product MKEFIEYIAKNLVDDPDNVRVEESIDENKVTLKLHVSKGDLGKVIGKQGKTAKSMRTLFTAVAAKNNKSGHLEIEEGKE is encoded by the coding sequence ATGAAAGAATTTATTGAATACATCGCCAAGAATCTTGTTGATGATCCTGATAACGTACGCGTTGAAGAAAGCATTGATGAGAACAAAGTTACACTAAAGCTCCATGTTTCAAAAGGTGACCTGGGCAAGGTCATCGGTAAACAGGGCAAAACCGCGAAATCTATGAGAACATTATTCACTGCGGTTGCAGCAAAGAACAATAAAAGCGGTCACCTTGAAATTGAGGAAGGCAAGGAATAA
- a CDS encoding L-lysine 6-transaminase, whose translation MDNVITKTMMTRPEAVNAIHPDHVMNTLKNYINVDGLDIVMDLEKSQGVYIYEARNNRPYLDLFSFVASNPVGMNHPKMNNQAFIEHIGKIALNKPSNSDIYYAEFADFVKTFFETAIPSYFKYAFFIEGGGLAVENALKTAFDWKVRKNFKKGYTEEKGHKVIHFKQAFHGRTGYTMSLTNTDPVKVALYPKFDWPRITNPKVTFPLNENNLDEVIKLENQAIAEIHKAIAENKDDIACIILEPIQGEGGDNHFRVEFFKQLRNICDENEILLILDEVQTGVGMTGKWWAHQHYVQPDIISFGKKTQVCGILATDRVDEVPENVFHTSSRINSTWGGNIVDMIRFKRYLEIIKDDNLVENAANVGAYLLDKLTDLQQKYPAMLSNARGKGLFAAIDLPNGELRGKAVSKIFEKNVILLGCGERSIRFRPSLIITKAQIDEGLDVIESVIKEL comes from the coding sequence ATGGATAACGTAATAACAAAAACAATGATGACAAGACCTGAAGCCGTAAATGCAATTCACCCTGACCATGTAATGAATACATTAAAAAATTACATTAACGTTGACGGACTTGATATAGTAATGGACCTGGAGAAATCACAGGGAGTGTATATATATGAGGCGCGCAATAACCGACCGTATCTTGATCTTTTTTCATTTGTAGCTTCAAACCCTGTGGGTATGAACCACCCCAAAATGAACAACCAGGCATTCATAGAGCATATCGGAAAAATTGCGCTCAACAAGCCTTCCAACAGCGATATTTATTACGCTGAATTCGCTGATTTTGTAAAGACATTTTTCGAAACAGCTATCCCCTCTTACTTTAAATACGCATTCTTCATAGAAGGCGGCGGACTTGCAGTTGAGAACGCCCTTAAAACTGCGTTTGACTGGAAGGTGCGCAAGAACTTTAAAAAGGGTTACACAGAAGAAAAAGGACACAAGGTAATTCACTTTAAGCAGGCTTTTCACGGGCGTACCGGTTACACAATGTCGCTTACAAATACTGATCCCGTAAAGGTCGCTTTGTATCCTAAGTTCGACTGGCCGAGAATTACAAACCCCAAAGTAACGTTCCCTCTGAATGAAAATAACCTGGATGAAGTAATTAAGCTTGAAAACCAGGCTATCGCTGAAATACATAAAGCTATCGCTGAAAATAAAGATGATATCGCATGCATAATCCTTGAACCCATTCAGGGCGAAGGCGGTGATAATCATTTCAGGGTTGAGTTCTTCAAACAGCTCAGAAATATCTGCGATGAAAATGAAATTCTTTTGATACTTGACGAAGTGCAGACCGGCGTTGGTATGACAGGTAAATGGTGGGCTCACCAGCACTACGTGCAGCCTGATATTATTTCCTTCGGAAAGAAAACACAGGTATGCGGCATACTTGCTACAGATAGAGTTGATGAAGTGCCTGAGAACGTCTTCCACACCTCAAGCAGGATAAACTCCACCTGGGGCGGCAACATTGTTGATATGATAAGGTTCAAAAGATACCTCGAAATAATAAAGGATGATAACCTTGTTGAAAACGCTGCAAATGTTGGCGCTTACCTGCTTGATAAGCTTACCGACCTGCAGCAGAAATACCCTGCAATGCTTTCAAATGCAAGGGGCAAAGGACTCTTTGCAGCTATTGACCTGCCAAATGGCGAGCTTAGAGGCAAAGCTGTTTCGAAAATTTTCGAAAAGAACGTGATACTCCTCGGCTGCGGCGAAAGAAGCATTCGCTTCCGCCCGTCACTCATTATCACAAAAGCGCAGATTGATGAAGGACTCGATGTAATTGAATCAGTTATAAAAGAATTGTAA
- a CDS encoding glutamate racemase, whose product MSSKNKIKELPAKYDEASRPIGVFDSGVGGLTVVKELNRLLPDEKIIYFGDTGRVPYGNKSKETIVHYSLQVAYFLMKKKIKMLVVACNTASSVSLPTLKRHFHIPVIGVIDPGAKAAIENTKLNKVGVIGTLGTVRSNAYKKALKKIKPGVNVFQDPCPLFVHLAEDGWNRNRIAQMVSDEYLRSLKSKNIDTLILGCTHYPLLKDVIQRSVGKKVELIDSGRETAREVKRILEKKNLINKHKMTDKNHSVFYVSDFPHKFKEVSQRFLSKELKHVHKVIL is encoded by the coding sequence ATGAGTTCAAAAAATAAAATTAAAGAACTACCGGCAAAATATGATGAAGCTTCCAGACCCATCGGTGTGTTTGATTCCGGGGTTGGCGGTTTAACTGTTGTTAAGGAGCTGAACAGGTTGCTTCCGGATGAAAAAATAATATACTTCGGTGATACCGGCAGAGTGCCTTATGGAAATAAATCCAAAGAGACTATAGTACATTATTCACTGCAGGTTGCTTACTTCTTAATGAAGAAAAAGATAAAAATGCTGGTTGTCGCTTGTAATACTGCGTCATCAGTATCACTTCCCACTCTTAAAAGACATTTCCATATCCCGGTGATTGGAGTAATAGACCCGGGTGCGAAAGCTGCTATTGAAAATACTAAGCTTAATAAGGTTGGAGTAATCGGTACACTTGGCACTGTAAGATCTAATGCATACAAAAAAGCATTAAAGAAAATTAAGCCGGGGGTTAATGTATTTCAGGACCCCTGTCCCCTGTTCGTTCACCTTGCAGAAGATGGCTGGAACAGGAACAGGATAGCACAAATGGTTTCTGATGAATATCTCAGATCATTGAAATCAAAAAACATCGATACCCTCATTTTAGGCTGTACCCACTACCCGCTTCTTAAAGATGTTATACAAAGATCTGTTGGCAAAAAAGTTGAACTTATAGATTCCGGCAGAGAGACAGCACGTGAAGTAAAAAGAATACTTGAAAAGAAAAATCTTATCAATAAACATAAAATGACTGATAAGAATCATTCAGTATTTTATGTATCAGATTTCCCGCATAAATTTAAAGAAGTAAGTCAAAGATTTCTTTCAAAAGAGCTTAAACATGTACATAAAGTAATTTTATAA
- the trmD gene encoding tRNA (guanosine(37)-N1)-methyltransferase TrmD, with protein sequence MRIDVVSAVVKILEAPLNESILQRAQDKGLAEIVLHNLRDYADDRYRHVDDKPFGGGAGMVLKPEPLFKCLDKLMAERDYDEVIYLTPQGTKFTQVKANRLSLKHNLLFICGHYKGIDQRVIDKYVTSEISIGDYVITGGEAAAIVVIDAIVRLLPGVLGDSESALTDSFQVESGFDAPVYTRPAEIDGMKVPEVLLNGNHKEIAAWRAEQGKKKYSKVKRKKL encoded by the coding sequence ATGAGAATTGATGTAGTATCTGCAGTTGTTAAGATCCTGGAAGCCCCGCTTAATGAAAGCATACTGCAGCGGGCACAGGATAAAGGCCTTGCAGAAATTGTTCTGCATAACCTTCGTGACTATGCCGATGACAGGTACCGCCACGTTGATGATAAGCCTTTCGGCGGCGGAGCGGGTATGGTGTTAAAGCCTGAACCCCTCTTTAAATGCCTCGATAAGCTTATGGCTGAACGTGACTATGACGAAGTCATCTACTTAACGCCCCAGGGCACAAAGTTCACACAAGTAAAGGCCAACAGGCTTTCACTTAAACATAACCTACTCTTTATATGCGGGCATTATAAAGGCATAGACCAGAGAGTTATAGATAAGTATGTCACCAGTGAGATATCAATCGGTGATTATGTAATAACAGGCGGCGAAGCCGCGGCGATAGTTGTAATAGATGCTATAGTCCGCCTTCTGCCCGGTGTCCTTGGTGACAGCGAATCAGCCTTAACCGATTCCTTCCAGGTCGAAAGCGGTTTTGATGCGCCGGTTTACACACGTCCCGCCGAAATTGACGGGATGAAAGTACCTGAAGTATTACTGAACGGCAACCACAAAGAAATAGCTGCATGGAGAGCCGAACAGGGAAAGAAAAAATACAGCAAAGTAAAAAGAAAAAAATTATAA
- a CDS encoding orotate phosphoribosyltransferase has translation MTEQEILHIFKDSGALLDGHFILTSGNHSPHYIEKFRVLEHPKYTEMLCKELAQKFEKDNVTLVVGPMTGGIILAHEVGKNLDTKAIFTERVEGKMKFRRGFEVKPDDRVLIVEDIISTGGSVKEVIDEVSRFKAEIIGVGCLVDRSGGKVDFGIPLKPLVKMDVIAFKPDEVPEWLAEIPVTKPGSTNK, from the coding sequence ATGACAGAACAGGAAATTTTACATATATTTAAAGATTCAGGTGCGCTGCTTGACGGGCATTTTATACTGACATCGGGCAATCACTCCCCACATTACATAGAAAAATTCAGAGTGCTTGAACATCCTAAATACACAGAAATGCTTTGCAAAGAATTGGCACAGAAGTTTGAAAAAGATAACGTTACACTCGTTGTGGGACCGATGACAGGCGGAATTATCCTTGCTCATGAAGTAGGGAAAAATCTGGATACTAAAGCTATATTTACTGAACGGGTTGAAGGCAAAATGAAATTCCGCCGGGGATTCGAAGTAAAGCCTGATGACCGTGTATTAATAGTAGAAGATATTATTTCAACTGGAGGAAGTGTGAAGGAAGTGATAGATGAAGTAAGCAGATTTAAAGCTGAAATTATAGGGGTTGGGTGTCTTGTTGACCGCTCAGGCGGTAAAGTTGATTTTGGCATACCATTGAAGCCGCTTGTGAAGATGGATGTTATCGCGTTTAAACCTGATGAAGTACCTGAATGGCTTGCCGAGATTCCAGTAACTAAACCCGGAAGTACTAATAAATAA
- a CDS encoding peptidylprolyl isomerase, producing the protein MGLMNKLRDKTHIILIILIIAFLATIVFEWGMDYLGLRGGQVTELGSVNGQEIKFADFESQVNFAIDQQRQQTGEDPDENVIKMIRDQVWEQMVSQILAEQEIKRLGITVTNQEILNWVYNSPQTLPDVIKRNFIDSTGQFNMAVYQQALATKTPEVTKFWSQVEEYLKQTLLSQKLQSVITGTVRVTEGEVLQKFKDENIKASFEYVLLDPNNVMDNQISISDDDIKNYYESHKDDFKREESAKLKYVLFADAANMEDTIYTEKMMKALTKDLKTLKADDSTTYGIVNDNSLTKFSNNFVKPNEIASEVAAFLFSAAKDSVSDIIKASDGFHMVRLLDTKEGTETFSNAQHILINFGTDTNAAKQKAEQIAQRLKGGEDFVKLAAENSDDPSNKFKGGDLGWFGKGAMVKEFEVAVTSANIGDIVGPVKSQFGYHIIKVKGRQNKEFKFADIKKTVKASTKTKDAARKRAEDFAFISKKGNLEEEAKKLGLQVVDIPNYITKGAFVPGAGQNSSVTKFALSEKKGAVSDPMKIQTGYAVYMITDKFPEGYYSFDELKVQQLPLLVKNEKKLDFLKQQAIDLKGKIQGGDINSLKSVNPQLIIQKADTVSIAAPSPMIGADFDFTNAVYKLQNGQISEPIRTMRGYYIVQMRNISPFDQNIYQIQFETIKSALVNQKKQTIVQEWLADLKEKAVIVDNRDMMYR; encoded by the coding sequence ATGGGTTTAATGAATAAGCTGCGCGATAAAACGCACATTATTCTGATAATATTAATAATAGCTTTTCTTGCTACTATAGTATTCGAATGGGGTATGGATTACCTTGGACTAAGGGGCGGACAGGTCACAGAATTAGGTTCAGTTAACGGACAGGAAATAAAATTTGCTGATTTCGAAAGCCAGGTCAATTTTGCAATTGACCAGCAGAGACAGCAGACCGGAGAAGATCCGGACGAAAATGTAATAAAAATGATCAGAGACCAGGTTTGGGAACAGATGGTATCCCAGATTCTTGCAGAGCAGGAAATAAAAAGGCTTGGTATAACTGTTACAAATCAGGAAATTCTCAATTGGGTATATAATTCACCACAAACACTGCCTGATGTAATAAAAAGGAATTTTATAGATTCTACCGGGCAGTTCAATATGGCTGTTTACCAGCAAGCGCTTGCAACCAAAACTCCTGAAGTTACAAAATTCTGGTCACAGGTTGAAGAATACCTAAAGCAGACCCTGCTTTCACAGAAACTGCAAAGTGTAATAACCGGAACTGTCAGAGTTACCGAAGGTGAAGTTTTACAGAAATTCAAAGATGAAAATATCAAAGCTTCCTTTGAATATGTTTTACTTGACCCTAATAATGTTATGGATAACCAGATATCAATCTCAGATGATGATATTAAGAATTATTATGAAAGCCATAAAGATGATTTTAAACGTGAGGAATCAGCAAAACTGAAATATGTATTGTTCGCTGATGCTGCTAATATGGAAGATACTATTTACACTGAAAAAATGATGAAGGCTCTTACTAAAGATCTCAAAACTTTAAAAGCAGATGATTCGACTACTTATGGAATTGTTAATGATAATTCACTGACAAAATTTTCAAACAATTTTGTAAAACCTAATGAAATTGCATCTGAAGTTGCAGCATTCCTATTTTCAGCGGCAAAAGACAGTGTTTCCGATATCATTAAAGCATCAGATGGATTCCACATGGTAAGGTTACTTGATACTAAAGAAGGCACAGAAACTTTCAGCAATGCCCAGCACATTCTTATTAACTTCGGAACAGATACAAATGCAGCTAAGCAAAAAGCAGAACAGATTGCCCAGCGATTAAAAGGCGGAGAAGATTTCGTAAAGCTGGCGGCAGAAAATTCCGATGACCCTTCAAACAAATTCAAAGGAGGGGATCTTGGCTGGTTTGGCAAAGGTGCCATGGTTAAAGAATTTGAAGTTGCAGTCACTTCTGCAAACATAGGGGATATTGTTGGTCCGGTTAAATCACAATTCGGATACCATATCATAAAGGTAAAAGGCAGGCAAAATAAAGAGTTCAAGTTTGCTGATATTAAAAAAACAGTAAAAGCATCAACTAAAACTAAAGATGCAGCCAGAAAAAGAGCTGAAGACTTTGCTTTTATTTCCAAAAAAGGTAATCTGGAAGAAGAGGCTAAAAAACTCGGTCTTCAGGTTGTAGATATTCCGAACTACATAACAAAAGGGGCATTCGTTCCCGGAGCAGGACAAAATTCTTCGGTTACTAAATTCGCTTTATCTGAAAAAAAGGGTGCAGTTAGTGACCCTATGAAAATACAAACTGGATATGCTGTTTACATGATAACTGATAAATTCCCAGAAGGATATTATTCTTTTGACGAATTAAAAGTACAGCAGCTTCCTTTACTTGTAAAAAATGAAAAGAAGCTGGATTTTTTAAAACAGCAGGCAATCGACTTAAAAGGAAAAATTCAGGGCGGAGATATCAATTCATTAAAATCAGTTAATCCGCAGCTGATTATTCAAAAAGCTGATACAGTAAGTATTGCAGCCCCAAGCCCTATGATTGGCGCTGATTTTGATTTCACAAATGCAGTATATAAATTGCAAAACGGACAGATATCCGAACCAATCAGAACAATGCGCGGATATTATATTGTACAAATGAGAAATATATCTCCATTTGATCAGAATATTTACCAGATTCAGTTTGAAACAATTAAATCTGCACTGGTAAACCAGAAAAAACAAACTATTGTACAGGAATGGCTGGCTGATCTTAAAGAAAAAGCTGTCATTGTTGATAACAGGGATATGATGTACCGGTAA
- a CDS encoding HTH domain-containing protein, giving the protein MNIEILCNKIDKLIAIIAIQDKPLEEQVRMLRLLEYSIPDISTFLGVSTRTIDNKIAELKKSGKLKK; this is encoded by the coding sequence ATGAATATAGAAATTCTTTGCAACAAAATTGACAAATTAATCGCCATTATTGCAATTCAAGACAAACCACTTGAGGAACAAGTAAGGATGTTACGATTATTAGAGTATTCAATACCCGACATATCTACTTTTCTAGGGGTATCAACAAGAACAATTGATAACAAAATAGCAGAACTAAAAAAAAGTGGTAAATTAAAAAAATAA
- a CDS encoding deoxynucleoside kinase — translation MKAGKKYFISVAGNIGSGKSSLTRMIAKEFGWVPYFESVQDNPYLPDFYKDMRRWSFQLQVYFLSHRFHTHKKIIASKRSVIQDRSIYEDVEIFARNLHLMGRMEKRDYINYRALFYEMVSYLQAPDLVVYLKADVKTLLKQIRLRGRDFEKSIEKKYLERLNRSYSRWINSYSLGKVLVIESDNIDFVNNPDHFNLIISSIKKNLR, via the coding sequence TTGAAAGCAGGAAAGAAGTACTTCATCTCTGTTGCGGGCAATATAGGCTCGGGCAAGTCATCACTTACACGAATGATTGCCAAAGAATTCGGCTGGGTCCCCTACTTTGAATCTGTTCAGGATAACCCCTACTTACCTGATTTCTACAAAGATATGCGCAGATGGAGCTTTCAGCTCCAGGTGTATTTTTTATCACACCGCTTTCATACTCATAAAAAGATCATCGCCTCAAAAAGATCTGTAATCCAGGACCGCTCTATATATGAAGATGTTGAGATATTCGCACGCAACCTTCACCTTATGGGCAGAATGGAAAAGCGCGATTACATAAATTACCGCGCCTTGTTTTACGAAATGGTCTCTTATCTTCAGGCGCCGGATCTGGTTGTATACCTGAAGGCTGATGTTAAAACACTGCTTAAGCAGATCAGGCTTCGCGGCAGGGATTTTGAAAAAAGCATTGAGAAAAAATACCTCGAAAGGCTTAACCGCAGCTATAGCCGCTGGATAAACAGCTATTCGCTGGGCAAGGTACTGGTAATTGAATCCGACAATATTGATTTTGTGAATAATCCTGATCATTTTAATTTGATAATAAGCAGCATTAAGAAGAACCTCAGGTAG